From the bacterium genome, one window contains:
- a CDS encoding DNA cytosine methyltransferase: MTNARYSGISLFAGCGGSDLGMAEAGIDVVWANDRDEGACQLYESITGREIEHADIRKIDSFPTADILCGCYPCQGYSQGGRRDEDASINFLYREFDRVLRKVRPLAFIVENVDGMRFSQNRSLLRSQIIRFRAAGYLVNWKVLDAKDYGLAQDRKRLFIVGIRSRENLRYTFPEPTHGAPQQSSYRTLRDVIWHLRDAPSGSFCEDPFHWYYMSRNRRRGWDEQARCVVAHWRHVGLHPDSPPLRRISTDRWLFDGEGYARRLSYFECAALQGFVDTKRFTGLRPRRIFRAIGNAVPPPLFAAVAANLTKQIDTLSQNVP; the protein is encoded by the coding sequence ATGACGAACGCCCGCTACTCCGGGATCTCGCTCTTCGCTGGATGTGGTGGGAGTGATCTCGGCATGGCAGAGGCCGGGATCGATGTAGTGTGGGCCAACGATAGGGATGAGGGTGCATGCCAGCTTTACGAGAGCATTACAGGTCGGGAGATCGAGCACGCGGACATCCGCAAGATTGACAGCTTCCCTACCGCAGATATTCTGTGTGGGTGTTACCCTTGCCAGGGCTATAGCCAAGGCGGCAGGCGTGATGAAGACGCATCCATCAATTTTCTCTATCGAGAGTTCGACCGTGTCCTGAGGAAAGTCAGGCCATTGGCATTCATAGTTGAGAACGTTGACGGAATGCGCTTCTCGCAGAACCGGAGCTTGCTGCGGTCCCAGATTATTAGATTCAGAGCGGCCGGATACCTCGTGAACTGGAAGGTGCTCGACGCTAAAGATTACGGTCTTGCGCAAGACCGCAAGCGACTCTTCATCGTTGGGATCCGAAGCAGAGAAAACCTCCGTTACACGTTCCCTGAACCCACACATGGAGCACCACAGCAGAGCAGCTACAGGACGCTCCGTGATGTAATCTGGCACCTACGCGATGCGCCATCGGGCTCGTTTTGCGAAGACCCATTCCATTGGTATTATATGTCACGTAACAGGCGTCGAGGCTGGGATGAACAGGCTCGTTGCGTCGTAGCACACTGGAGGCATGTTGGATTGCACCCAGATTCACCACCCTTGAGACGTATCAGCACAGATCGATGGCTTTTTGACGGTGAAGGCTACGCTCGACGGCTAAGCTACTTTGAGTGCGCGGCATTGCAGGGCTTCGTTGATACGAAGCGCTTTACTGGCCTGCGACCGAGACGTATATTCCGTGCAATAGGCAACGCTGTGCCACCACCACTCTTTGCTGCTGTAGCTGCAAATCTTACAAAGCAAATAGATACCTTGTCTCAAAATGTACCGTAG